One Antarctobacter heliothermus DNA segment encodes these proteins:
- a CDS encoding DUF6478 family protein, translating to MQDWLGKAAYAAGLRRWTRAARAARAADLTELRKQRTQARRLKTRLDELIHHADARLALPVIGNQSFPRPEDSDWAWRPELWCGPLPVPGIVGVAGKAGLGREATLYHDCQRTELTLRQIRNTRAADLAAYGMKLDVFGFTGSYLSLAVDLPENAVAGLTRQHLIRIETIVESEEPLEIFARLNVKHGPNTEQVVRELPLHEETVQVEFDLAYTRLNEKRVEKMWLDLIFEGPRMNQVILRDLTFSRRRRAAL from the coding sequence GTGCAGGACTGGTTGGGTAAGGCGGCCTATGCGGCGGGGTTACGGCGCTGGACACGCGCAGCGCGTGCGGCGCGCGCGGCGGATCTGACCGAACTGCGCAAACAGCGTACGCAGGCACGCAGGCTCAAGACGAGGCTGGACGAGTTGATCCATCACGCGGACGCCCGACTTGCGCTGCCGGTGATCGGGAACCAGTCCTTTCCGCGGCCAGAAGACTCCGATTGGGCCTGGCGGCCGGAATTGTGGTGCGGTCCGCTGCCGGTTCCGGGCATCGTCGGTGTGGCGGGCAAGGCCGGATTGGGGCGTGAGGCAACGCTGTATCACGATTGCCAGCGCACCGAGCTAACCCTGCGCCAGATCCGCAACACGCGTGCCGCCGACCTTGCAGCTTATGGGATGAAACTGGATGTCTTCGGGTTCACAGGATCATATCTGTCACTCGCGGTGGACCTGCCGGAAAATGCAGTGGCAGGGCTGACACGTCAGCATCTCATCCGGATTGAGACAATTGTCGAATCCGAAGAGCCGCTAGAGATTTTTGCCCGCCTGAACGTTAAACACGGCCCTAACACGGAACAGGTGGTTCGGGAATTGCCGCTGCACGAAGAAACGGTGCAGGTGGAATTTGACCTTGCCTATACACGGCTGAATGAAAAACGGGTCGAAAAGATGTGGTTGGACCTGATCTTTGAAGGGCCGCGCATGAATCAGGTCATCTTGCGCGACCTGACGTTCAGCCGCCGCAGACGGGCCGCGCTATAA
- a CDS encoding ABC transporter ATP-binding protein, protein MAEPVFAPWNDPAAKPLIQFKGVTKRFGDFTAIDDLTQDIFEREFFALLGPSGCGKTTLMRMLAGFEEPTEGQILLDGRDIAHVPPNKRAVNMMFQSYALFPHLSVYDNIAFGLRREKKPKDEVHARVQEMLRLTRLERFSARKPHQISGGQRQRVALARSLAKAPKLLLLDEPLGALDRKLREETQFELMDIQEKTGTTFIIVTHDQEEAMTVATRVAVMNEGKIAQVSTPDVIYEAPNSVYVADFIGDVNLIRGTAEARPPAPEKAVEQTSEPTPAPPPTPMVEPDAPVAAQKTAPQPNDMGRVLHDRVLSPIFGKWIDDEQRRLPPPSEAEAGTPAAPAPSPAPEQPAPLPSAPNVPAGGLAIHWADGQSPVIAANGDPAMAGQSVVLSLRPEKVSIAKERPVAPNTLRGKVIDIAYLGNISTYHVEIEGGTMIKAQAANTRRIARRDITWEDEVWLSFTATAGVVLKDE, encoded by the coding sequence ATGGCCGAACCCGTTTTTGCCCCGTGGAATGACCCGGCGGCGAAACCGCTCATTCAGTTCAAGGGCGTGACCAAGAGATTTGGCGACTTCACCGCCATCGACGACCTGACCCAGGATATTTTCGAACGTGAGTTCTTTGCCCTGCTCGGACCATCGGGTTGCGGCAAAACCACCCTGATGCGGATGTTAGCCGGGTTCGAGGAACCGACAGAAGGCCAGATCCTGCTGGACGGGCGCGACATCGCCCATGTGCCGCCGAACAAGCGCGCAGTGAACATGATGTTCCAAAGCTACGCGCTCTTCCCGCATCTTTCCGTCTACGACAACATCGCCTTTGGTCTGCGGCGTGAGAAAAAGCCCAAGGATGAGGTGCACGCCCGCGTGCAGGAGATGCTGCGTCTGACCCGGCTGGAACGATTTTCCGCCCGCAAGCCGCACCAGATCTCTGGCGGACAGCGACAGCGCGTGGCGCTGGCCCGGTCACTGGCCAAGGCCCCCAAGCTGCTGTTGCTGGATGAGCCGCTGGGCGCGCTGGACCGCAAGCTGCGCGAAGAAACGCAATTTGAACTGATGGACATTCAGGAAAAGACCGGCACCACCTTCATCATCGTGACCCACGATCAGGAAGAGGCGATGACCGTCGCCACCCGCGTGGCGGTGATGAACGAAGGCAAGATCGCACAGGTGTCGACGCCGGACGTGATCTACGAGGCGCCGAACTCTGTCTATGTGGCCGATTTCATCGGCGACGTGAACCTGATCCGCGGCACCGCCGAGGCCCGCCCCCCTGCTCCCGAAAAGGCCGTGGAACAGACGTCGGAGCCGACCCCCGCGCCGCCGCCTACTCCTATGGTCGAACCGGACGCGCCCGTCGCGGCACAAAAAACCGCTCCGCAACCCAATGACATGGGCCGCGTCCTGCACGACCGTGTGCTGAGCCCGATCTTTGGCAAGTGGATCGACGATGAACAGCGCCGTCTGCCGCCCCCGTCTGAAGCAGAAGCAGGAACACCTGCTGCACCTGCGCCGTCCCCCGCGCCGGAACAGCCTGCGCCCTTGCCATCCGCCCCCAACGTTCCTGCCGGTGGGCTTGCAATCCATTGGGCCGACGGCCAGTCGCCGGTGATTGCCGCCAATGGCGATCCGGCAATGGCCGGGCAATCGGTCGTCCTGTCCCTGCGGCCGGAGAAAGTCAGCATCGCCAAGGAACGCCCCGTCGCCCCCAATACGCTGCGCGGTAAAGTCATCGACATCGCCTACCTTGGCAACATCTCGACCTATCATGTCGAGATCGAGGGCGGCACGATGATCAAGGCGCAGGCCGCCAACACCCGCCGTATCGCGCGTCGCGACATCACTTGGGAAGACGAGGTCTGGTTGAGCTTTACAGCGACCGCCGGCGTCGTGCTGAAGGACGAGTGA
- a CDS encoding ABC transporter permease — protein MRRFSWFNATSLTLGFAFLYLPMVLLVVYSFNESRLVTVWAGFSTKWYGELLQNEEFLDAAWVTLKVAFFSSSIATVLGTMAAYVMVRAGRFPGRTLFSGMIYAPLVMPEVITGLSLLLLFIGLGLDRGVLTVVLAHTTFSMCYVSVVVSSRLSTFDQALEEAALDLGASPFESFTLITLPIIAPAVVSGWLLAFTLSLDDLVIASFTTGPGATTLPIKVFSAVRLGVSPEINALSTILIGIVTVGVISASLITKRASVQRLREEQAAQRTA, from the coding sequence ATGAGACGGTTTTCGTGGTTCAATGCCACCTCTCTGACCCTTGGCTTTGCCTTTCTCTATCTGCCGATGGTCTTGCTGGTGGTCTATTCCTTCAACGAAAGCCGGCTGGTGACGGTCTGGGCCGGGTTCTCGACCAAGTGGTACGGCGAGCTGTTGCAGAACGAGGAGTTCCTTGATGCGGCATGGGTCACGCTGAAGGTTGCGTTCTTTTCCTCCTCGATTGCGACCGTGCTGGGGACAATGGCGGCCTATGTCATGGTCCGCGCCGGGCGCTTTCCCGGACGCACTTTGTTTTCCGGCATGATCTACGCACCGCTCGTTATGCCAGAGGTGATCACGGGCCTGTCGCTGCTCCTGCTGTTCATCGGGTTGGGACTGGACCGTGGGGTGCTGACGGTTGTGCTGGCGCATACGACCTTTTCCATGTGCTATGTGTCTGTCGTCGTATCCTCGCGGCTCAGCACCTTTGATCAGGCATTGGAAGAGGCGGCACTGGATCTCGGGGCATCGCCGTTTGAAAGCTTTACGTTGATCACCCTGCCGATCATCGCGCCCGCTGTGGTCTCTGGCTGGCTGCTGGCCTTTACCCTTTCGCTGGACGATCTGGTGATCGCCAGCTTTACCACCGGCCCCGGCGCAACGACCCTGCCGATCAAGGTTTTTTCCGCTGTTCGCCTTGGCGTCAGCCCCGAAATCAACGCTCTTTCGACCATCCTGATCGGTATTGTGACCGTGGGTGTGATCTCTGCCTCGTTGATCACCAAACGCGCCTCTGTCCAGCGCTTGCGCGAGGAACAAGCCGCCCAACGTACCGCGTGA
- a CDS encoding polyamine ABC transporter substrate-binding protein: protein MTKTLVTLTTSLALAAGLAAADEVRVYNWSDYIDEALLEKFETETGIDLIYDVFDSNEVLETKMLAGGSGYDVVVPTGTFLQRQISAGAFQPLDKSKLPNIENMWDVIADRTAKYDPGNEYAINYMWGTTGLGVNEPKVKEILGDDAPITSWDLIFKPENAEKLAACGIHMLDAPAEMIPAALNYLGLDPDSHDPEVIARAEEVLGPLRPHIQKFHSSEYINALANGDICVAVGWSGDVLQARDRAAEADNGVVIGYYAPDEGAQMWFDQMAIPVDAPNPDAAHAFLNFIMDAQNMAAASNYVYYANGNKASQELLEEDVIGDPAIYPDAAAMNNTFTTTPYPPKVQRVVTRLWTKIKSGT from the coding sequence ATGACCAAAACCCTAGTGACACTGACGACGTCACTCGCGCTGGCCGCCGGTTTGGCTGCCGCTGACGAAGTACGCGTCTACAACTGGTCTGATTACATCGACGAAGCCCTGCTTGAAAAGTTCGAGACCGAAACCGGCATCGACCTGATCTATGACGTCTTTGACAGCAACGAAGTGCTGGAAACCAAGATGCTGGCCGGTGGGTCAGGCTATGACGTTGTGGTGCCCACGGGCACCTTCCTGCAGCGTCAGATTTCGGCCGGGGCGTTCCAACCGCTGGACAAGTCCAAGCTGCCGAACATCGAAAACATGTGGGACGTAATCGCGGACCGCACCGCCAAATACGACCCCGGAAACGAATACGCCATCAACTACATGTGGGGCACCACCGGGCTTGGCGTGAACGAACCCAAGGTCAAGGAAATCCTTGGGGACGATGCGCCGATCACCTCTTGGGATCTGATCTTCAAGCCAGAGAATGCTGAAAAGCTGGCCGCCTGCGGCATCCACATGCTGGACGCCCCGGCAGAGATGATCCCGGCCGCACTGAATTATCTTGGTCTGGACCCCGACAGCCATGACCCAGAGGTGATTGCCCGCGCCGAAGAGGTGCTTGGCCCGCTTCGTCCCCACATCCAGAAGTTCCACAGCTCTGAATACATCAACGCGCTGGCCAATGGTGACATCTGCGTGGCCGTAGGTTGGTCCGGTGACGTGCTGCAGGCGCGGGATCGCGCAGCAGAGGCGGACAATGGCGTCGTGATCGGCTATTATGCACCGGACGAGGGTGCGCAAATGTGGTTCGACCAGATGGCGATCCCGGTCGACGCGCCCAACCCAGATGCCGCCCATGCCTTTTTGAACTTCATCATGGATGCGCAGAACATGGCAGCGGCGTCGAACTACGTCTACTACGCCAACGGCAACAAGGCGTCGCAGGAACTCCTTGAAGAAGATGTGATCGGCGATCCGGCGATCTATCCGGATGCCGCGGCGATGAACAACACGTTCACCACCACGCCTTATCCGCCGAAGGTACAGCGCGTCGTCACGCGTCTGTGGACCAAGATCAAGTCGGGCACCTGA
- a CDS encoding DMT family transporter produces MSPLRGIALKLTAVVLFTIMASLIKASSEHVPTGEAVFFRSFFAMPVIVAWLAMRGDLRSGLKAKNPLLHIWRGLIGVMAMGCGFAALGLLPLPEVTALGFAAPMMTVLLAALMLGERLRAFRLSAVGLGLLGVLIVLWPRLSLDELGGSATLGVALVLTSAVMRALAQIQIRKMVAVEETSAIVFYFSLTATVFSLATIPFGWVWPAPEVVMMLVGAGLIGGIGQIFLTSAYRFAGAAVVAPFDYASILLAILFGYWFFDEVPTAMVLIGSVVVVAAGGIIIWRERQLGLQRGKARPTMTPQG; encoded by the coding sequence ATGTCCCCGCTGCGTGGCATTGCGCTGAAGCTGACCGCTGTTGTCCTGTTCACCATCATGGCCTCGCTTATCAAAGCGAGTTCTGAGCATGTGCCGACTGGAGAGGCGGTGTTCTTCAGGTCGTTCTTTGCCATGCCGGTGATCGTTGCTTGGCTGGCGATGCGCGGCGATCTCAGGTCCGGGCTGAAGGCGAAGAATCCGTTGCTGCATATCTGGCGCGGGTTGATCGGGGTGATGGCGATGGGGTGTGGGTTCGCCGCGCTTGGCCTGTTGCCGCTGCCAGAGGTGACGGCCCTCGGTTTTGCCGCGCCGATGATGACGGTACTGCTGGCGGCGCTCATGCTGGGTGAACGCCTGCGGGCCTTTCGTCTGTCGGCCGTCGGGCTTGGGTTGTTGGGCGTTCTTATCGTGCTTTGGCCGCGTCTCAGTCTGGACGAATTGGGCGGGTCGGCGACGCTGGGCGTGGCGCTGGTTCTGACCTCGGCGGTGATGCGCGCTTTGGCACAGATCCAGATCCGCAAGATGGTGGCGGTTGAGGAAACATCGGCCATCGTCTTCTATTTCTCACTGACGGCGACGGTGTTTTCGTTGGCGACGATCCCGTTTGGATGGGTTTGGCCGGCACCAGAAGTTGTGATGATGTTGGTGGGAGCTGGGTTGATCGGTGGCATTGGACAGATTTTCCTGACCTCCGCCTATCGCTTTGCCGGGGCGGCGGTGGTGGCGCCCTTTGACTATGCCTCTATCCTGCTGGCGATCCTGTTTGGTTATTGGTTCTTCGATGAGGTGCCGACGGCCATGGTGCTGATCGGATCGGTGGTTGTGGTGGCCGCGGGCGGAATCATCATCTGGCGCGAACGGCAGCTTGGCCTGCAACGCGGCAAGGCGCGGCCCACCATGACCCCGCAGGGGTGA
- a CDS encoding aspartate aminotransferase family protein has product MTILTPNSPTAELQALDAAHHMHPFTQGVELAEKGARIITRADGCWLTDSDGNRILDGMAGLWCVNIGYGRTELADAAHRQMLDLPFYNTFFQTSHVPALNLAAKLAELAPVDLNHVFFAGSGSEANDTNLRMVRTYWQEKGQPERQVIISRWNAYHGSSVGSGSLGGMKGMHAQGGMPIPGIHHIDQPHWWAEGGYSTPEAFGLERAQALETAILEIGPEKVAAFIAEPVQGAGGVIIPPDTYWPEIQRIVDKYDILLIADEVICGFGRTGNWFGSETFGIKPDIMTVAKGLSSGYQPIGASIVSDKVASVIGNTEFNHGYTYSGHPVACAVALENLRILEEEGIVERVRNETAPYLKERFESLADHPLVGEVKIVGMMGSLALTPDKATRAAFAADAGTAGFICRERCFANNLIMRHVGDRMVISPPLVISKEEIDTLVTRARLSLDEALERLQKDGLMQAAPA; this is encoded by the coding sequence ATGACGATCCTGACCCCCAATTCACCCACCGCCGAACTTCAGGCGCTGGACGCTGCGCATCATATGCATCCGTTCACGCAAGGCGTCGAACTGGCTGAGAAAGGCGCGCGGATCATCACGCGTGCGGATGGGTGCTGGCTGACCGACAGCGATGGCAACCGTATTCTGGACGGGATGGCGGGCCTGTGGTGTGTGAACATCGGCTACGGCCGCACCGAACTGGCCGATGCCGCGCATCGCCAGATGCTGGACCTACCGTTCTACAACACGTTTTTCCAGACCAGCCATGTGCCCGCCCTGAACCTTGCCGCAAAGCTTGCGGAATTGGCGCCCGTTGATCTGAACCACGTCTTTTTTGCCGGGTCGGGGTCAGAGGCGAACGATACGAACCTGCGCATGGTCCGCACCTACTGGCAGGAAAAGGGTCAGCCAGAGCGGCAGGTCATCATCTCGCGCTGGAACGCCTACCACGGGTCTTCTGTCGGGTCGGGGTCGCTTGGCGGCATGAAAGGCATGCACGCACAAGGCGGTATGCCGATCCCCGGCATCCATCATATCGACCAGCCGCATTGGTGGGCAGAGGGCGGGTACAGCACCCCGGAGGCCTTTGGGCTGGAGCGCGCGCAGGCGCTGGAGACCGCGATCCTTGAGATTGGCCCGGAGAAGGTTGCCGCCTTTATTGCCGAACCCGTGCAAGGCGCCGGTGGCGTGATCATCCCGCCAGACACCTACTGGCCCGAGATCCAGCGCATCGTCGACAAATACGACATCCTGCTGATCGCGGATGAGGTCATCTGCGGATTTGGCCGCACCGGCAACTGGTTCGGCAGTGAGACATTCGGCATCAAACCCGACATCATGACCGTCGCCAAGGGGCTGTCGTCTGGCTATCAGCCCATCGGTGCGTCGATTGTTTCGGACAAGGTCGCCAGCGTGATCGGAAACACCGAATTCAACCACGGCTACACCTATTCCGGCCACCCGGTCGCCTGCGCCGTGGCGCTGGAGAACCTGCGCATCCTTGAAGAAGAGGGCATCGTTGAGCGCGTGCGGAATGAAACCGCGCCCTACCTGAAAGAGCGGTTCGAAAGCCTTGCCGATCACCCGCTGGTGGGCGAGGTCAAGATCGTCGGCATGATGGGCAGTCTTGCACTGACCCCGGACAAGGCGACGCGGGCGGCATTTGCTGCGGATGCTGGCACCGCCGGGTTCATTTGCCGTGAGCGTTGTTTTGCAAACAACCTGATCATGCGCCATGTGGGGGACCGCATGGTGATCTCTCCGCCGCTGGTGATTTCGAAGGAAGAAATCGACACGCTGGTGACGCGCGCACGGCTCAGCCTTGATGAGGCGCTGGAGCGGTTGCAGAAGGACGGCCTGATGCAGGCCGCCCCCGCGTGA
- a CDS encoding NAD(P)/FAD-dependent oxidoreductase yields the protein MTRLFEPAAYGPQGPCFWADTVPPQSWPQLESGQSRDVAVIGGGFTGLNAALRLSQAGVSVTVLEAEHAGWGASGRNGGFCCLGGSKAPDALLRNRFGPDAPLQWAKAEMAAVDHVGTLIDRHRWDVDRHSQGETLLAHKPRAFERLKTEVEDIAKTYGVVPDIHTAQDLQDRGLGGPWQGGMTLPIGFALNPRKYHTGLAQAAQDAGATLYAHSPATGLQREGGRWHIETSRGRVTADTVILATNGYSHEDMPPWLRARTLPAQSCVIVTRPLTKAEQQAAGWWSAQMAYDTRFLLHYFRLLPDGRFLFGMRGGLRATPAAQARLSCRIRRNFARMFPAWAQVEITHEWSGLVCLMRNLVPFVGAIPDQTGLFAAMGYHGNGVAMGSYAGRLVADTILGTTVEGPDWLSTPPPRFPLGRYRRLLLAPAYLGAEALDL from the coding sequence GTGACCCGTTTGTTTGAGCCTGCGGCCTACGGGCCGCAGGGGCCCTGCTTTTGGGCTGACACCGTCCCGCCCCAAAGCTGGCCGCAACTGGAATCCGGCCAAAGCAGAGACGTCGCGGTGATCGGTGGCGGCTTTACCGGTCTCAACGCCGCGCTGCGCCTGTCCCAAGCGGGGGTCTCCGTCACTGTCTTGGAGGCAGAACATGCTGGGTGGGGCGCATCGGGGCGCAACGGTGGTTTTTGTTGTCTCGGCGGGTCCAAAGCCCCCGACGCCTTGCTGCGCAACCGTTTCGGGCCGGACGCGCCGCTTCAGTGGGCCAAGGCCGAAATGGCGGCGGTGGACCATGTGGGCACGTTGATCGACCGTCATCGGTGGGACGTGGATCGGCATTCGCAGGGGGAAACCCTGCTGGCCCACAAGCCGCGCGCCTTTGAAAGGCTTAAGACCGAGGTCGAGGACATCGCCAAGACCTATGGTGTGGTGCCAGACATTCACACCGCGCAGGACCTGCAAGACAGAGGCTTGGGCGGGCCGTGGCAAGGCGGCATGACCCTGCCCATCGGCTTTGCCCTGAATCCGCGCAAATACCACACCGGTCTCGCTCAGGCCGCGCAAGATGCAGGCGCGACCCTCTATGCACACAGCCCCGCAACCGGGCTGCAGCGTGAGGGCGGTCGTTGGCATATCGAAACCTCGCGAGGGCGGGTCACGGCGGACACCGTGATCCTGGCCACCAACGGATACAGTCATGAGGACATGCCCCCGTGGCTGCGCGCGCGAACCCTGCCCGCCCAATCCTGTGTCATTGTCACCCGGCCCTTGACCAAGGCCGAGCAACAGGCGGCAGGCTGGTGGTCGGCGCAAATGGCTTATGACACGCGGTTTCTGTTGCACTATTTCCGCCTGCTGCCGGACGGTCGGTTCCTGTTTGGAATGCGTGGCGGACTGCGCGCGACCCCAGCGGCGCAAGCACGCCTGTCCTGCCGCATCCGACGCAACTTTGCGCGGATGTTCCCGGCCTGGGCGCAGGTTGAGATTACACATGAATGGTCTGGCCTTGTCTGCCTGATGCGCAATCTTGTGCCGTTTGTGGGTGCGATACCGGATCAGACCGGCCTGTTCGCGGCGATGGGCTACCATGGCAACGGGGTCGCCATGGGGTCTTATGCTGGACGGTTGGTCGCCGACACTATTCTGGGCACAACCGTGGAAGGGCCGGACTGGTTATCGACCCCACCTCCGCGCTTTCCGCTGGGCCGATACCGGCGCCTGCTGCTGGCACCCGCCTATCTGGGGGCGGAGGCGCTGGACCTCTGA
- a CDS encoding GntR family transcriptional regulator, with the protein MAENVAEVTSQAGLPAHEQVYRSLREAVLFGALAPGEPVTIQGLVERLGAGMTPVREAIRRLTAEGALQAMGNRRIQVPVLTAALVEELTEVRLALEPRLAMRAADRANAEDVARLTAIDAHLDRAIQRGDIESYLRENHRFHTCLNDMADAPIMTALADSLWLRFGPSLRVVCGQVGTRHLPDCHKDLVRALAAGDGALAARAIEEDLVQGMDVVLNSL; encoded by the coding sequence ATGGCGGAAAATGTGGCAGAGGTGACGTCGCAGGCCGGGTTGCCCGCGCATGAACAAGTTTACAGGTCGCTACGCGAAGCCGTGTTGTTCGGGGCGCTTGCTCCCGGAGAACCCGTGACGATTCAGGGCCTTGTCGAGAGATTGGGCGCAGGAATGACGCCGGTGCGCGAGGCGATCCGCCGACTGACCGCCGAGGGTGCGTTACAGGCGATGGGGAATCGGCGCATACAGGTGCCGGTGCTGACGGCCGCGCTGGTCGAAGAGTTGACCGAGGTGAGGCTTGCGTTGGAACCTCGACTGGCGATGCGGGCCGCAGACCGGGCCAATGCAGAGGATGTGGCGCGGTTGACTGCGATCGACGCGCACCTGGATCGGGCGATCCAGCGCGGGGATATTGAGAGCTATCTGCGTGAAAACCATAGATTTCACACTTGTCTAAACGATATGGCCGATGCCCCGATCATGACCGCTCTTGCGGATTCTCTGTGGCTGCGGTTCGGGCCGTCGTTGCGGGTGGTCTGCGGACAAGTTGGTACGCGACACCTGCCGGACTGCCACAAGGATCTTGTCCGGGCATTGGCGGCGGGGGACGGCGCTCTGGCGGCGCGCGCTATCGAAGAAGATCTCGTGCAGGGAATGGACGTTGTCCTGAACAGTCTTTGA
- a CDS encoding ABC transporter permease subunit produces the protein MRRAVLITVPYLWLLALFLVPFIIVIKISLSDYALARPPYAPQLDWNEGWAGVRTFFSGLDIENFTFLTTDDLYWKAYLSSLRIALISTVVTLFVGYPVAYAMARAPQEWRPTLLMLVILPFWTSFLIRVYSWIGILSTEGVLNQFLLGIGVISEPLTILNTNWAVYIGIVYTYLPFMILPIYAALEKLDESLLEAAEDLGSTRFAAFWLVTIPLSRNGIIAGCFLVFIPTIGEFVIPSLLGGSDTLMIGKVLWEEFFSNRDWPVASAVAVVLLLILIIPIVLFQRSEEKAREAEK, from the coding sequence ATGCGCCGCGCGGTCCTGATCACTGTCCCCTATCTGTGGCTGCTGGCGCTGTTTCTGGTGCCCTTCATCATCGTGATAAAGATCTCGCTGTCGGACTACGCGCTGGCGCGACCACCCTACGCCCCGCAACTGGACTGGAACGAAGGTTGGGCCGGGGTGCGCACTTTCTTCTCCGGCCTCGATATTGAGAATTTCACCTTTCTGACCACCGACGACCTCTATTGGAAAGCCTACCTCAGCTCTCTGCGCATCGCTCTGATTTCGACCGTCGTGACGCTGTTTGTGGGCTATCCAGTGGCCTATGCCATGGCCCGCGCGCCGCAGGAATGGCGTCCGACCCTGCTGATGCTGGTGATCCTGCCATTCTGGACCAGCTTCCTGATCCGGGTCTATTCGTGGATTGGCATTCTGTCGACCGAAGGTGTGCTGAACCAATTCCTGTTGGGGATCGGGGTGATTTCGGAACCACTGACCATCCTCAACACCAACTGGGCGGTCTACATCGGGATCGTTTACACCTATCTGCCGTTCATGATCCTGCCAATCTATGCGGCATTGGAAAAGCTGGACGAAAGCCTGCTGGAGGCGGCAGAGGATCTGGGATCGACCCGGTTTGCGGCCTTTTGGCTGGTCACCATCCCGCTGTCACGAAACGGCATCATCGCCGGCTGTTTTCTGGTATTCATCCCGACCATCGGCGAATTTGTAATCCCCTCTCTGTTGGGTGGGTCGGATACGCTGATGATCGGCAAGGTTCTGTGGGAAGAGTTCTTTTCCAACCGCGACTGGCCGGTGGCCTCGGCGGTGGCGGTTGTGCTGCTGCTGATCCTGATCATCCCGATCGTGCTGTTTCAACGGTCCGAGGAAAAAGCCCGGGAGGCCGAGAAATGA
- a CDS encoding STAS/SEC14 domain-containing protein: MISVQPIGDKGIYEVRLSGVVTDIDYEQMLMPALDQAIEDHDRIRVLVIFDADFEDFTLGAMLDDARMGLRHWRGFDRLAVVSQRPWIRRATSGLGILLPCPVRVFPLEEADDARRWLSESLGAIHQTDLGDGVLHLQLRGQLDSSIYAEETEDLNAFIRANDRFRLLIDARDFDGWQGMAALLEHLKVVRDHYRQIDRAAIIGNSSWQKLAEKVLGRLSGAKTKFFDADSFEEAKVWIKS; the protein is encoded by the coding sequence ATGATTTCCGTGCAACCAATTGGCGACAAAGGAATATATGAGGTCCGTCTGTCCGGTGTCGTGACCGATATAGACTATGAACAGATGCTGATGCCCGCGCTTGATCAGGCCATCGAAGATCACGACCGCATCCGCGTTCTGGTCATCTTTGACGCGGACTTTGAGGATTTCACGCTGGGTGCAATGTTGGACGACGCGCGTATGGGCCTGCGTCATTGGCGCGGGTTTGACCGGCTTGCCGTTGTTTCCCAACGGCCGTGGATTCGACGGGCCACCAGCGGTCTGGGTATTCTGCTGCCCTGCCCCGTCCGGGTTTTTCCTCTGGAAGAGGCCGACGATGCGCGGCGATGGTTGTCGGAATCGCTGGGCGCGATCCACCAGACCGATCTGGGCGACGGGGTGCTGCACCTGCAACTGCGCGGGCAACTCGACAGTTCGATCTATGCCGAGGAAACCGAGGATCTGAACGCCTTCATCCGGGCCAACGACCGCTTTCGCCTGTTGATCGACGCGCGGGATTTCGACGGTTGGCAAGGCATGGCCGCGCTGCTTGAGCACCTCAAGGTGGTGCGCGACCACTATCGCCAGATCGACCGCGCCGCCATCATCGGCAACTCTAGCTGGCAAAAGCTGGCGGAAAAGGTGCTTGGCCGCCTGAGCGGGGCCAAGACCAAGTTTTTCGATGCCGACTCCTTTGAGGAGGCAAAGGTCTGGATCAAGTCCTGA
- a CDS encoding rhodanese-like domain-containing protein yields MKTETTGDATFETWTVEEVAKGIADHAIVVIDVRTPQEYMLEHIEGALLMPLAFFKADALPSQSDKRIVFHCGSGVRSEKVSRAAIDAGIKQIAHMEGGFGAWKAAKKPHIGTDMATGAPRRVNN; encoded by the coding sequence ATGAAAACCGAAACCACTGGCGACGCCACTTTCGAGACATGGACTGTGGAAGAGGTCGCCAAGGGCATCGCCGACCACGCCATTGTTGTGATCGACGTGCGCACGCCACAAGAATACATGCTCGAACATATCGAGGGCGCGCTCCTCATGCCGCTCGCCTTTTTCAAGGCCGATGCACTGCCGAGCCAGTCCGACAAGCGGATTGTCTTTCATTGCGGCTCTGGCGTGCGGTCGGAAAAGGTATCGCGCGCGGCCATCGACGCGGGCATCAAGCAGATCGCCCACATGGAGGGCGGGTTCGGCGCGTGGAAAGCTGCAAAGAAACCGCACATTGGCACCGACATGGCCACTGGTGCCCCACGGCGGGTCAACAACTGA